One segment of Bradyrhizobium sp. WD16 DNA contains the following:
- the grxD gene encoding Grx4 family monothiol glutaredoxin, whose translation MNIEQFIDNEVKSNDVVLFMKGTPQFPQCGFSGQVVQILDHVGIPYKGLNVLDSMELREGIKVYSNWPTIPQLYVKGEFVGGCDIIREMFQAGELQQLFADKGVAAPAG comes from the coding sequence ATGAATATCGAGCAATTCATCGACAACGAAGTGAAGTCGAACGACGTCGTGCTGTTCATGAAGGGCACGCCACAGTTCCCCCAATGCGGGTTCTCCGGCCAAGTGGTCCAGATCCTCGACCACGTCGGGATCCCCTACAAGGGACTGAACGTCCTCGACTCCATGGAATTGCGCGAGGGCATCAAGGTCTATTCCAACTGGCCGACCATTCCGCAGCTCTATGTCAAGGGCGAGTTCGTCGGCGGTTGCGACATCATCCGCGAGATGTTCCAGGCGGGCGAGTTGCAGCAGCTCTTCGCAGACAAGGGCGTCGCCGCGCCGGCGGGCTAA
- a CDS encoding serine hydrolase: MRAALIAAVLAIPATLGPERVDPAAAAIDPQLSIDKLGRIDNFFNSEIGGGKIPGAVVLVQRHGRPAYFRCFGVRDVDSGLPMSSDTIFRIFSMSKPITAVTAMMLIDQGKLGLHDPLSKYIPAFAQVKVGVETRGPDGVTRLATEPLRREITIEDLLRQSSGITYGFYGDSQVRKAYAAADLFREPLDNAIFAERLAKLPLAEQPGTVWDYGHSMDIVGRVIEVVTGKSLYQAEKEMLLDPLGMTDTAFYVADPEKYSRLARPMPSDSTFVATMERDVRKPIAWEPGGSGMVSTPHDYARFAQMLLNGGMLDGRQYLSPEAFRTMTTNQIEPATGVKRGAFYFPGDGFGYGLGFGVRINRGDRNPPGAVGEIKWDGAGGTYFFADPKNDMFAMLMIQSPSQRGRIIPELKKLVYDALATK, from the coding sequence GTGCGCGCAGCGCTGATCGCCGCTGTGCTCGCCATCCCCGCGACGCTTGGACCGGAGCGCGTCGACCCCGCGGCCGCTGCCATCGACCCTCAATTGTCGATCGACAAGCTTGGCCGCATCGACAACTTCTTCAACAGTGAAATCGGCGGCGGAAAGATTCCGGGCGCGGTCGTGCTGGTGCAGCGCCACGGCCGGCCGGCCTATTTCCGGTGTTTCGGTGTCCGCGACGTCGACAGCGGTCTGCCGATGTCGTCGGACACGATCTTTCGTATCTTCTCGATGTCCAAGCCGATCACCGCAGTGACGGCGATGATGCTGATCGACCAGGGCAAGCTCGGCTTGCACGATCCGCTGTCGAAATACATTCCTGCCTTCGCCCAGGTGAAAGTCGGGGTCGAGACCCGCGGCCCCGACGGCGTAACGCGGCTTGCCACCGAGCCGCTGCGCCGCGAGATCACCATCGAGGACTTGCTGCGGCAGTCCTCGGGCATCACCTATGGCTTCTATGGCGACAGCCAGGTGCGCAAGGCCTATGCCGCGGCCGACCTGTTTCGCGAACCGCTCGACAATGCCATTTTCGCCGAGCGTCTTGCCAAGCTGCCCCTCGCCGAGCAGCCGGGCACGGTGTGGGATTATGGCCATTCCATGGACATTGTCGGCCGGGTGATCGAGGTCGTCACCGGGAAGTCGCTCTATCAGGCCGAGAAGGAGATGCTGCTCGATCCGCTCGGCATGACCGACACCGCGTTCTATGTCGCCGATCCGGAAAAGTATTCGCGCCTGGCGCGGCCGATGCCCAGCGACAGCACCTTCGTCGCCACCATGGAGCGCGACGTGCGCAAGCCCATCGCCTGGGAGCCGGGTGGCAGCGGCATGGTGTCGACGCCGCATGATTATGCGCGCTTCGCCCAGATGCTGCTCAACGGCGGCATGCTCGATGGCCGGCAGTATCTCAGCCCGGAAGCGTTCCGGACCATGACCACCAATCAAATCGAGCCGGCGACTGGTGTGAAGCGCGGCGCATTCTATTTCCCCGGTGACGGTTTCGGTTACGGCCTCGGCTTTGGTGTCCGCATCAATCGCGGCGACCGCAACCCGCCGGGCGCGGTCGGCGAGATCAAGTGGGACGGCGCTGGCGGCACCTATTTCTTCGCCGATCCCAAGAACGACATGTTCGCCATGCTGATGATCCAGTCACCGTCGCAGCGCGGACGTATCATTCCCGAGCTCAAGAAGCTGGTCTACGACGCGCTCGCGACCAAATAG
- the sugE gene encoding quaternary ammonium compound efflux SMR transporter SugE: MSWMLLTVAGLLEIVWAYALKQSDGFSRPTPAVLSITAMIASVGLLALAMKSLPMGTSYMVWTGIGALGAFATGILLLGEAMTPLRLTAAALILAGLVLMKFAAPGS; the protein is encoded by the coding sequence ATGTCCTGGATGCTCTTGACCGTCGCCGGTCTGCTCGAAATCGTCTGGGCCTATGCTCTCAAGCAGTCGGACGGCTTCAGCCGCCCGACGCCCGCCGTACTGAGCATCACCGCCATGATCGCCAGCGTCGGCCTGCTGGCGCTGGCGATGAAATCGTTGCCGATGGGCACGTCCTACATGGTCTGGACCGGGATCGGCGCGCTCGGCGCCTTCGCCACCGGCATCTTGCTGCTCGGCGAGGCGATGACCCCGCTGCGCCTCACCGCCGCCGCACTCATCCTCGCCGGTCTCGTCCTGATGAAATTCGCCGCGCCCGGCAGCTGA